Proteins encoded together in one Amblyomma americanum isolate KBUSLIRL-KWMA chromosome 1, ASM5285725v1, whole genome shotgun sequence window:
- the LOC144101141 gene encoding uncharacterized protein LOC144101141, whose amino-acid sequence MDDNDNSQPFPMDIAYMREDLLVGCLLQPFHDDDVECGRRNRWSSSCCKSRHDADLSGDGNTGTQLRGGNSQTVRSPKKFNGAVKNFGRADAFPFPGGDVQSNDQNLLDIGYLENGDKSSGAQSFHKNSDVIILRKFPGTRVNFGLADSGFLGEDGVQGDTEELMDTDEGPEVAERSQGFLLCEEDSKHFIPPGDQESPRHVRGFPFMAEGFPNKGILLETGFKCIQDKGGDVQDSVEVMHFECEGRPDATGDTGKDYRSSTPSRISPTTTSHDKSPPPTHLTIQKAFNTPTLQTLPPTRSPCNCGTKK is encoded by the exons ACAACTCCCAACCGTTCCCTATGGACATCGCTTATATGCGGGAAG ATCTCCTCGTTGGCTGTCTGCTGCAGCCCTTCCACG ATGACGACGTTGAATGTGGGAGGCGAAACAGGTGGTCGTCGTCCTGCTGCAAAAGTCGCCATGATGCGGATTTAAGTGGCG ATGGAAACACCGGCACTCAGCTACGTGGGGGTAATTCCCAGACGGTCCGTTCGCCCAAAAAGTTTAATGGCGCCGTTAAAAATTTCGGGCGCGCGGATGCCTTCCCGTTCCCGGGTGGAGACGTCCAGAGCAATGACCAAAACCTCCTGGACATTGGATACCTCGAGAATGGAG aTAAAAGCTCCGGCGCTCAGTCATTTCATAAAAATTCGGATGTGATAATTCTCCGCAAGTTTCCTGGCACCCGTGTAAACTTTGGGCTCGCAGACTCCGGGTTCCTGGGCGAAGATGGCGTCCAGGGCGACACTGAAGAGCTTATGGATACGGACGAAGGCCCCGAGGTTGCAG AACGAAGCCAGGGCTTCCTGCTCTGTGAAGAGGACTCTAAGCATTTCATTCCTCCTGGCGACCAAGAAAGCCCACGACACGTGCGTGGTTTTCCGTTCATGGCTGAAGGCTTCCCGAACAAAGGCATACTTCTCGAGACTGGCTTTAAGTGCATCCAAGACAAAGGAGGAGACGTCCAGGACTCGGTTGAAGTCATGCACTTCGAATGTGAGGGCCGCCCGGACGCGACTGGAGACACCGGGAAAG ATTATCGTAGCAGTACACCCTCCAGAATTTCTCCAACCACCACAAGCCATGACAAGAGCCCACCACCCACCCACCTCACTATCCAGAAGGCCTTCAACACCCCCACCCTCCAAACGCTTCCACCCACCAGAAGCCCATGCAACTGCGGAACGAAAAAGTGA